The following coding sequences lie in one Streptomyces venezuelae genomic window:
- a CDS encoding polysaccharide deacetylase family protein — protein MKDDQLTPGRRVLLRAAALLGLATTAACGGAEGSSTPGPPATAPAGGPAGGPPAARRLKPSAYRLQPLTGYGPQRARRALPQVRRAPILRMPGRERSMVLSFDDGPDPRYTPDILRTLRRHDVRAMFFVCGEMAADNADLLRQMVDDGHVIGNHTWSHPLLTRLGRAPMREEIERTCDVIEEATGEPPEWFRAPYGAWNRNAFQLGAELGMEPLAWTVDTLDWTEPGAATIVRRVRAGAGPGVVVLSHDAGGDRSGSVQALHTYLPELLDSGYRLTVPSRYMS, from the coding sequence ATGAAAGATGATCAGCTGACTCCAGGGCGGCGGGTCCTGCTCCGCGCCGCGGCGCTCCTCGGCCTGGCCACGACCGCGGCGTGCGGGGGAGCGGAGGGCTCGTCCACCCCCGGCCCGCCCGCCACCGCCCCCGCGGGCGGACCTGCCGGGGGCCCGCCCGCCGCACGCCGCCTCAAGCCCTCCGCGTACCGCCTGCAGCCCCTCACGGGATACGGTCCCCAGCGCGCCCGGCGGGCCCTGCCCCAGGTGCGCAGGGCGCCGATCCTGCGCATGCCGGGCCGGGAGCGCTCGATGGTCCTGTCGTTCGACGACGGGCCCGACCCGCGCTACACCCCCGACATCCTGCGGACGCTCCGCAGGCACGACGTGCGGGCGATGTTCTTCGTCTGCGGCGAGATGGCCGCCGACAACGCCGACCTGCTGCGGCAGATGGTCGACGACGGCCATGTGATCGGCAACCACACCTGGAGCCATCCGCTGCTGACGCGCCTCGGCAGGGCCCCGATGCGTGAGGAGATCGAGCGGACCTGCGACGTCATCGAGGAGGCCACCGGCGAGCCGCCCGAGTGGTTCAGGGCCCCCTACGGCGCATGGAACCGCAACGCCTTCCAGCTGGGCGCCGAACTCGGCATGGAACCGCTCGCCTGGACCGTCGACACCCTCGACTGGACCGAGCCGGGCGCGGCGACCATCGTGCGGCGCGTCCGGGCCGGCGCGGGGCCCGGCGTCGTGGTGCTCTCGCACGACGCGGGCGGCGACCGCTCGGGCAGCGTCCAGGCACTCCACACGTACCTGCCGGAGCTGCTCGACTCCGGCTACCGGCTCACGGTGCCGAGCCGCTACATGTCCTGA
- a CDS encoding LPXTG cell wall anchor domain-containing protein — MRTTRALAVAAAAVGAVGLAAPAASAWADPTNIVAMPSVIPRGGHLTVTVDGSSCQTPGSKITSPAFPDTNLHQISGGSTASGTAIIHKHARPGAYDITAHCGGKTLTRPAAFTVIHGGVRGGVGGTAQSGATGTDMAIGGALVAAALLGGGVFWMRRRSENRI, encoded by the coding sequence ATGCGGACCACACGTGCCCTCGCGGTCGCCGCGGCGGCCGTCGGTGCCGTCGGGCTCGCCGCCCCGGCCGCGTCCGCCTGGGCCGACCCGACCAACATCGTGGCGATGCCCAGTGTGATTCCGAGAGGGGGGCATCTGACGGTCACCGTCGACGGGTCGTCCTGCCAGACGCCGGGCAGCAAGATCACGTCGCCCGCCTTCCCGGACACGAACCTGCACCAGATCTCGGGCGGCTCGACGGCGAGCGGCACCGCGATCATCCACAAGCACGCCCGCCCCGGTGCCTACGACATCACGGCGCACTGCGGCGGCAAGACCCTGACCCGTCCGGCCGCCTTCACCGTCATCCACGGCGGTGTGCGCGGCGGCGTCGGCGGCACCGCGCAGTCGGGCGCGACCGGCACCGACATGGCGATCGGCGGCGCGCTGGTCGCCGCCGCGCTGCTCGGCGGCGGTGTGTTCTGGATGCGCCGCCGCTCGGAGAACAGGATCTGA
- a CDS encoding polyprenol monophosphomannose synthase — protein MSVEPAYRVSGTASAKVVVVVPTYNERENLPLLVDLLTSLGLPNLHVLVVDDGSPDGTGALADRIAAESGGTVAVLHRTRKDGLGRAYVAGMTRALADGADVVVQMDADLSHPAETLPLMVRTLLAGGDDLAVVIGSRYVAGGALATTWAWHRRALSAWANFYVNAVLRLGVKDATAGFKAWRGTALEAIDLPSVRSNGYSFQVEMNHRALRRGLRIVEVPITFEERVNGESKLSLRVQAESAITPWRLRFARERAVSPRDRGTAP, from the coding sequence ATGAGCGTGGAGCCGGCGTACCGGGTGAGCGGCACGGCCTCCGCGAAGGTCGTGGTCGTCGTCCCCACGTACAACGAGCGGGAGAACCTGCCTCTCCTCGTCGACCTGCTCACCTCGCTCGGGCTGCCGAACCTGCACGTCCTCGTGGTCGACGACGGTTCGCCCGACGGCACCGGCGCTCTCGCGGACCGGATCGCGGCGGAGTCCGGAGGAACCGTCGCCGTCCTGCACCGGACGCGGAAGGACGGCCTCGGCCGTGCCTACGTCGCCGGGATGACCCGCGCCCTCGCCGACGGCGCGGACGTCGTGGTCCAGATGGACGCCGACCTCTCCCACCCCGCGGAAACGCTTCCCCTGATGGTGCGCACCCTGCTCGCTGGCGGCGACGACCTGGCCGTCGTCATCGGCTCCCGGTACGTGGCGGGCGGCGCGCTCGCCACCACCTGGGCCTGGCACCGCAGAGCGCTCTCCGCCTGGGCGAACTTCTACGTCAACGCGGTCCTGCGGCTCGGTGTCAAGGACGCCACGGCCGGGTTCAAGGCGTGGCGCGGCACCGCGCTGGAAGCGATCGACCTGCCCTCGGTGCGGAGCAACGGCTACTCCTTCCAGGTCGAGATGAACCACCGCGCGCTCCGGCGCGGCCTGCGCATCGTCGAGGTGCCGATCACCTTCGAGGAGCGCGTCAACGGCGAATCGAAACTCAGCCTGCGTGTGCAGGCCGAGTCTGCGATCACCCCGTGGAGACTGCGGTTCGCCCGCGAGCGCGCGGTCAGCCCCCGAGACCGGGGAACAGCGCCTTGA
- a CDS encoding class F sortase: protein MALVLLTGLALIRNGSGEFDVGPPQPASAAAADRAPDAGDAAPVPLTFSPAERVRIKGIRVDAPVMQVGLDPEGWVDAPPPEDPNLAGWFTGAVSPGEKGTAVVVGHVDNQRGPAVFYGLGSLKKGNHIEVGRADKKTAIFEIYGIEVFDKNKFPGKRVYGNSGTPELRVITCGGGFSEQSGYDGNVVVFARLVAVR, encoded by the coding sequence ATGGCGCTTGTCCTGCTGACCGGACTCGCGTTGATCCGCAACGGCTCCGGGGAATTCGACGTGGGCCCGCCGCAGCCCGCGTCCGCGGCGGCGGCGGACCGTGCGCCCGACGCGGGGGACGCCGCCCCGGTGCCGCTCACGTTCTCGCCCGCCGAGCGCGTGCGCATCAAGGGCATCCGGGTGGACGCGCCGGTCATGCAGGTGGGCCTTGACCCCGAGGGGTGGGTGGACGCGCCGCCGCCCGAGGACCCGAACCTCGCGGGCTGGTTCACCGGCGCCGTGTCGCCGGGCGAGAAGGGCACGGCCGTGGTGGTCGGCCACGTGGACAACCAGCGGGGTCCCGCCGTCTTCTACGGCCTCGGTTCGCTGAAGAAGGGGAATCACATCGAGGTCGGCCGCGCGGACAAGAAGACGGCGATTTTCGAGATCTACGGCATCGAGGTCTTCGACAAGAACAAGTTCCCAGGAAAGCGCGTCTACGGGAACAGCGGAACTCCCGAATTGCGGGTCATCACCTGCGGCGGCGGTTTCTCCGAACAGTCCGGATACGACGGGAACGTCGTGGTGTTCGCCCGTCTGGTCGCCGTGCGCTGA
- a CDS encoding DUF4239 domain-containing protein, whose translation MSEWLVLTLAMVAACGVVLIVTLLRHRRTGADYDASETPDVIEYMTMMIGVVYAIVLGLAIAGVWEARGAAQEHVRVEAQSLHEVSERARIYPEEVRDRIRDDVHTYVSHVVTTEWDTMKSKGELTDRGAELLARVRHDVTDYEPKSDFEAQAYQPLVDSVAAADDARSARADSVGATMPGVVWFGLITGGLVTIGMIFALQIRRTPRELVLAGLFSALFAFLLFLIWDFDAPYSRGIAATAEPFKALFPGLGG comes from the coding sequence ATGTCGGAATGGCTTGTTCTCACCCTCGCGATGGTGGCCGCTTGCGGTGTCGTGCTCATCGTGACCCTCCTGCGGCACCGCAGGACCGGCGCGGACTACGACGCGTCCGAGACACCGGACGTGATCGAGTACATGACGATGATGATCGGTGTCGTGTACGCCATCGTCCTTGGCCTGGCCATCGCGGGTGTCTGGGAGGCGCGTGGCGCCGCGCAGGAACACGTCCGCGTCGAGGCACAGTCGCTGCACGAGGTCTCGGAGCGCGCGCGGATCTACCCGGAGGAAGTGCGGGACCGCATTCGGGACGACGTCCACACCTATGTCAGCCATGTCGTCACCACCGAGTGGGACACGATGAAGTCCAAGGGGGAACTCACCGACCGCGGCGCGGAACTCCTGGCGCGCGTACGCCACGACGTGACCGACTACGAACCGAAGTCGGACTTCGAGGCGCAGGCGTACCAGCCACTGGTCGACTCGGTGGCGGCCGCGGACGACGCGCGCAGCGCCCGTGCGGACAGCGTCGGCGCGACGATGCCCGGCGTGGTCTGGTTCGGCCTGATCACGGGCGGCCTCGTCACCATCGGCATGATCTTCGCCCTGCAGATCCGCCGCACGCCGCGCGAACTGGTCCTCGCCGGACTGTTCTCCGCGCTCTTCGCCTTCCTGCTCTTCCTCATCTGGGACTTCGACGCCCCCTACAGCCGGGGCATCGCGGCGACGGCGGAGCCGTTCAAGGCGCTGTTCCCCGGTCTCGGGGGCTGA
- a CDS encoding SAM-dependent methyltransferase, whose translation MERPAWAPPGIDLSMPSVSRIYDYYLGGSHNFEVDREAARKAMEFMPGLPKIMQANRAFMRRAVHHAVAEGVTQFLDIGSGIPTFGNVHEVAQQASPEAAVVYVDHDPVAVAHSSAVLEGTERTAALAADLRKPRDILGSSEVASVLDLDRPVALLLVAVLHFVEDAYDPYAAVAELRDALAPGSLVVLSHASYEGIPVPPEQAGRTVGVYKDIRNPLIMRSRDEIARFFEGYDMVEPGLVQMPHWRPDTAPEEEDPYSFSGYAGVGRKR comes from the coding sequence ATGGAGCGTCCCGCCTGGGCACCGCCCGGCATCGACCTCTCGATGCCCAGCGTCTCCCGCATCTACGACTACTACCTGGGCGGCTCGCACAACTTCGAGGTGGACCGGGAGGCGGCCCGCAAGGCGATGGAGTTCATGCCGGGACTCCCGAAGATCATGCAGGCGAACCGCGCCTTCATGCGGCGTGCGGTGCACCACGCGGTCGCGGAGGGCGTCACCCAGTTCCTCGACATCGGCTCCGGGATCCCGACGTTCGGCAACGTCCACGAGGTGGCGCAGCAGGCCAGCCCCGAGGCCGCCGTCGTCTACGTGGACCACGACCCGGTCGCCGTCGCGCACAGCAGCGCCGTCCTCGAGGGCACCGAGCGCACCGCCGCCCTCGCCGCGGACCTGCGCAAGCCCCGGGACATTCTGGGCAGTTCGGAGGTGGCGTCGGTCCTCGACCTGGACCGCCCGGTGGCTCTTCTCCTCGTCGCCGTCCTGCACTTCGTCGAGGACGCGTACGATCCTTACGCGGCGGTCGCCGAACTGCGGGACGCACTCGCGCCCGGCAGCCTCGTCGTCCTCAGTCACGCCTCGTACGAAGGGATCCCCGTTCCCCCCGAGCAAGCCGGCCGCACGGTCGGTGTATACAAGGACATCCGCAATCCACTGATCATGCGCTCGCGCGACGAGATCGCGCGGTTCTTCGAGGGATACGACATGGTGGAACCCGGCCTGGTGCAGATGCCGCACTGGCGGCCCGACACTGCTCCCGAGGAGGAGGACCCGTACTCCTTCTCGGGATACGCGGGCGTGGGACGGAAGCGTTGA
- a CDS encoding SCO0930 family lipoprotein, whose translation MLYPSGGSPRAWRSASLVATAAALLALTTACGQEKGDQSPNGQNVGNEAPAKGDGYGGDGGYGEDSGAADKGAGAKAKPAGQLAVWDSKKLGKVVTDSEGRTLYRFDKDTAQPPKSNCDAACLKAWPAVAADGAKAAPGVDESLLGEVTAADGTKQLTIDGWPMYRYAQDAKAGDAKGQGVGGTWYAAAPDGKKAAPAAADTAPVDPAGLSTRKDPKLGEIVVDKNGMTVYRFTKDSAWPMKSACTGACLDKWPVVAPVDKNDTRGILKKGFTVFDRPDGRKQQTIDCWPLYTFSGDKKPGDTNGQGVGGTWYAASPQGKPVGAAG comes from the coding sequence ATGCTGTATCCAAGTGGGGGTTCCCCCAGGGCCTGGCGGAGCGCCTCGCTCGTGGCGACAGCCGCGGCCCTGCTGGCGCTGACGACGGCGTGCGGCCAGGAGAAGGGCGACCAGTCCCCGAACGGGCAGAACGTGGGCAACGAAGCGCCGGCGAAGGGCGACGGCTACGGCGGGGACGGCGGCTACGGGGAGGACTCCGGCGCCGCGGACAAGGGCGCGGGTGCCAAGGCGAAACCGGCCGGGCAACTCGCCGTGTGGGACAGCAAGAAGCTCGGGAAGGTCGTCACCGACAGCGAGGGCCGCACCCTCTACCGCTTCGACAAGGACACCGCCCAGCCCCCCAAGTCCAACTGCGACGCCGCCTGCCTGAAGGCATGGCCGGCCGTCGCCGCCGACGGCGCGAAGGCCGCCCCCGGCGTCGACGAGTCCCTGCTCGGCGAGGTCACCGCCGCCGACGGCACGAAGCAGCTGACCATCGACGGCTGGCCGATGTACCGCTACGCGCAGGACGCCAAGGCGGGCGACGCCAAGGGCCAGGGCGTCGGAGGCACTTGGTACGCCGCCGCCCCGGACGGCAAGAAGGCGGCGCCCGCGGCGGCCGACACCGCCCCCGTCGACCCGGCCGGCCTGTCCACCCGCAAGGACCCGAAGCTCGGCGAGATCGTCGTCGACAAGAACGGCATGACCGTCTACCGCTTCACGAAGGACTCCGCCTGGCCCATGAAGTCCGCCTGCACCGGAGCCTGCCTCGACAAGTGGCCCGTGGTGGCGCCCGTGGACAAGAACGACACTCGAGGAATCCTCAAGAAGGGCTTCACCGTGTTCGACCGGCCGGACGGGCGGAAACAGCAGACGATCGACTGCTGGCCGCTGTACACCTTCTCCGGCGACAAGAAGCCCGGCGACACCAACGGACAGGGCGTGGGCGGCACTTGGTACGCGGCGAGCCCCCAGGGCAAACCGGTGGGCGCGGCCGGATAA